A section of the Mangifera indica cultivar Alphonso chromosome 12, CATAS_Mindica_2.1, whole genome shotgun sequence genome encodes:
- the LOC123192409 gene encoding protein SMAX1-LIKE 3-like, producing MRAGLCAVPQALTAEAAGIVKQAVSLARRRGHAQVTPLHVASAMLASPAGLLRRACLQSHSHPLQCKALELCFNVALNRLPASTSSPLLGPHSPRPSLSNALVAAFKRAQAHQRRGSIENQQQPILALKIEIEQLIISILDDPSVSRVMREAGFSSSQVKTKVEEDVSLDICSQSPPASSLQPKDNTKLPQILGPSSSQSLSFSQFGVMKPIKTLHDEARNDDVMSVLCTLVNKRRNTVIVGTCLASSEGIIRGVVEKFERGQVPGDLRYAQFISLPLFSFRNSSKEEVEQKLVELRCHVKSYIGRGVVLYLGDLKWVAEFWSTYGEQRRNYYSSVEFVIMELKRLVCETRESERVWLLGIATFQTYMRCKTGHPSLETMWEFHPLTIPGGSLSLSLNLESDSPRTKAQRDGFAWPLFEGGVDNHFYSSCSPSFNRESQKKDSNNAITVAANSTLPSWLRQYKEESRKNAINDQECVNSPVQKRNKYPEKVLDFSSSSPSSVSISSWPLISEPKRVPKEHQFWVSEACEEGCESSLRNHPKPDLLSNPNSSPNSASSSELVVEEDNDGLNRFKALNDENLKILCDALERKVPWQKEIVQEIATTILQCRSKQNNSKECCRDGKEETWLLFSGADSQAKERLSREIAKIVFGSQNNFTSIGLSNFSTSRTQNKRARDEMGCTYLERFGLALNENPHRVFFMEDIEQVDNFSQKGLKQAIETGNITLPGGEIFPLKDSIIVFSCDSLKIMSPFPKASSSPSKKPKDDHYEDSENNNLKEKSSTVSLDLNIAINVEDQDHNDEVCDIVSLLESLDRQIIFKIQELS from the exons ATGAGAGCAGGGCTTTGTGCTGTGCCTCAGGCTCTTACAGCTGAGGCTGCTGGCATTGTGAAGCAAGCTGTGAGTCTTGCCAGGCGGCGAGGCCACGCCCAAGTCACGCCTCTTCATGTTGCGAGCGCCATGCTTGCTTCTCCTGCCGGTCTTCTTCGAAGAGCGTGTTTACAATCGCATTCTCACCCTCTTCAGTGTAAGGCGTTAGAGCTTTGCTTTAATGTTGCACTCAATCGCCTTCCGGCCTCGACTTCAAGCCCTCTTCTCGGCCCTCACTCTCCCCGCCCTTCCCTTTCCAACGCCCTCGTCGCCGCTTTCAAGCGCGCACAAGCTCACCAACGCCGTGGCTCTATTGAAAACCAGCAACAACCCATCTTAGCTTTGAAAATTGAGATAGAACAGCTCATTATCTCCATCTTAGACGACCCAAGTGTCAGTAGAGTCATGAGAGAAGCTGGTTTTTCCAGTAGTCAAGTCAAAACCAAGGTAGAAGAAGATGTTTCTTTGGATATTTGTTCTCAAAGTCCACCTGCCAGTAGCCTGCAGCCTAAAGATAACACAAAACTTCCTCAAATCCTTGGTCCTAGCTCGTCTCAATCCTTATCCTTTTCTCAGTTTGGAGTCATGAAACCCATCAAAACTCTTCACGATGAAGCTAGAAACGATGATGTTATGAGTGTTTTGTGTACATTAGTtaacaaaagaagaaacacaGTGATTGTGGGGACTTGTTTAGCCAGTAGTGAGGGAATAATTAGAGGGGTAGTGGAGAAATTTGAGAGAGGACAGGTTCCTGGTGATTTGAGATATGCACAGTTTATTAGTCTTCCACTTTTCTCTTTTAGAAATTCCTCTAAGGAAGAGGTGGAACAGAAGCTGGTGGAGCTTAGGTGTCATGTGAAAAGTTACATAGGTAGAGGGGTGGTTTTGTATTTGGGTGATCTCAAATGGGTGGCTGAGTTTTGGTCAACTTATGGTGAACAAAGAAGAAACTACTATTCTTCTGTGGAGTTCGTAATCATGGAGCTTAAAAGATTGGTGTGTGAGaccagagaaagtgaaagagTTTGGCTTTTGGGGATCGCAACTTTTCAGACTTACATGAGATGCAAAACAGGCCATCCTTCTCTTGAAACCATGTGGGAATTTCATCCCTTAACTATTCCTGGTGGAAGCTTGAGTTTAAGTCTCAATCTTGAAAG TGATTCTCCAAGAACAAAGGCACAGAGAGATGGCTTTGCTTGGCCACTCTTTGAAGGTGGTGTtgataatcatttttattccaGTTGCTCACCCAGTTTCAACAGGGAATCTCAAAAGAAAGACTCCAACAACGCCATCACTGTCGCCGCTAACTCAACTTTGCCTTCATGGCTCCGGCAATACAAGGAAGAAAGCCGAAAAAACGCCATTAACGATCAG gaATGTGTTAATAGTCCAGTCCAGAAACGTAACAAGTACCCAGAGAAAGTCCTTGATTTTTCTTCCTCATCGCCTTCCTCCGTTTCAATTTCTTCGTGGCCACTCATTTCCGAGCCCAAACGGGTGCCGAAAGAGCACCAGTTCTGGGTATCAGAAGCCTGTGAAGAAGGCTGCGAAAGCAGCTTGAGAAACCACCCAAAACCAGACCTTTTATCCAATCCTAACTCCAGCCCAAACTCGGCTTCTTCAAGTGAGCTTGTAGTAGAGGAAGATAATGATGGCCTCAACAGGTTCAAGGCTCTTAACGACGAGAACTTGAAGATCCTTTGTGACGCCCTGGAGAGAAAAGTTCCATGGCAGAAAGAAATAGTTCAAGAAATCGCAACTACCATTCTTCAATGCAGGTCGAAACAAAACAACTCGAAAGAGTGTTGCAGAGACGGTAAAGAAGAAACTTGGTTGTTGTTTTCAGGAGCTGATTCTCAGGCCAAAGAAAGGCTCTCCAGGGAGATTGCTAAAATTGTTTTTGGCTCTCAAAACAATTTCACTTCAATCGGGCTGAGCAATTTCTCAACTTCCAGGACTCAAAACAAAAGGGCAAGAGATGAAATGGGGTGCACCTATTTGGAGAGATTTGGATTGGCATTAAACGAGAATCCTCATCGTGTGTTCTTCATGGAGGATATTGAACAAGTTGATAATTTCTCTCAAAAGGGTCTCAAGCAAGCCATTGAAACCGGAAACATAACTCTTCCTGGTGGTGAAATCTTTCCACTGAAAGACTCCATCATCGTTTTCAGTTGCGATAGCTTGAAGATCATGAGTCCATTTCCAAAAGCAAGTTCTTCTCCAAGTAAAAAGCCAAAGGATGATCACTATGAGGATAGTGAGAATAACAACTTGAAGGAGAAAAGCTCAACTGTCTCGCTAGATTTAAACATTGCCATTAACGTTGAAGATCAAGATCACAATGATGAAGTTTGTGACATAGTTAGTCTTCTAGAGTCTCTGGATAGGCAAATCATCTTCAAAATTCAAGAATTGTCATAA